In Oryzias melastigma strain HK-1 linkage group LG6, ASM292280v2, whole genome shotgun sequence, the DNA window GCCGCACCAGGAGATATCCAGTGTGACATCTGCAGGGGCAGGAAGAAGAAGGCGGACATGTACTGTCTGGTTTGCTTGGCTTTTTACTGCCAGACTCACCTGCAGCCTCATTTCGACGTGGCGCCGCTGAAGAAGCACAGCTTGGTCCAGGCTTCCACCAAGGTCATGGAGAACATCTGCAGACGTCACGACAGACGTCTGGAGATGTTCTGCCGCACCGACCAGCAGCTTCTGTGTCCGCTTTGTGTTCTAGCACACAGCGCCCATGAGGTCGTGGAGATCAAAGAGGAAATGATGGCAAAGCAGGTAGATCTGTTCAGATCTGAGGATCCATCCGTGTATGTGGTTTCTCTAAAGTTCTGGATGTTTGCTTCGACAGAGACTAATGAGAAGAAAACGGCAGGAAACAGAGAACAGAGTGAAGGAATCTGAGGGTGAAATGATGGAGCTGAAGAAGGCAGCAGACTCTATCAGGGTGAGTACTCCAGTACATTCGGTTGATCGctgcttttttaggctaatttggcatttagctaatattttagctaaatacttcagcatttttagcgattagcttcagtcatttcagctatcaacttcagcatcttcaactttcaacttcagcgtttttatcttttttttaatttcagcatcttcagcggccaaattcagcttacagcattcacactaacattatcagagctaatgctatatatctagttcataattatgttaaaaagttacagttttaaagttttaaaagtgtagttttagagtgttcaataaatgtttatcctgttcgacctaaagtgtgttttggattttggccccttgtacgattgagtttgacacccctgtaacATACAGCCAGTGGTTTCTTCTGATCTTTTTCCTCTCCACTGTCTCCATGTGCTCACTCCGTACAGCGATTACATTAAAACTCTTTGGAGAGGTTAATCTTTTGTTTCCATTGTTTGGTTCATTTTGGTTCTAACTCTTTAATCTCTTCAaagaaggacaaaaacaaagttctggTTCACATACATGGAAAATGTAGCCACACACGGTAAAACGCCTGTGTCGCTCTGTCATTGACCATCCTatctttattaacaaaaacttTGAAGACAGAACTTCTTCTTCGACACATAAAATGGACATTAAGACCAGAGttgcgccctctggtggtcaaaCTAATTCAAATGTTACACGACAAAGCATACATCAAATCAATAAAAccaaatacatttcaaatgcCATCTCAAATTCCCAAAAAATGTCTCTTACGCTCTTCAATGTGCTCAGAGTTCATGTTGGCAGATTGGAGAAACTGGAGAACGTGGTCCTGGACGCAGTAAAGTAGAACATGAAGCTGAGCTGAAGCTCTGCTGGAAGTCCTGTGACGGACCAGAGAGCGCAGGACAAATACGCTGATTGGACTCATGACCCGGTTCAGACAGTAAAACCAGTTTGGTTCAGTCCAGTTTCAAGTTGATCATAACGGCATTTGGAACACAAGATTTCAGGATGAACTTCCTCTTTGTTGGGTTTGATGTTTCCTGATCTCCAAGGAGGATCTTAAGACAATTTGAGCTGAGTGTTCAAAATCGactaaaaggaaattaaaataattgatgcTTGTTTTTCCTCCAGGATGCTGCCTGGGAGGCGTGTGACGACTTTGAGCAACAATGCGCCGAGCACATCCGCTGGTACACACAATATCTGGATGGGAAGTGCATGGAGATGAGAGAGACGGTCGGCCAGCTGGAGAAAGCTGGTCTGGACTGGACCTGGAGTCGCCGTGGACAGCTGGAACGGGACGTGAACAGGCTGAAGGGGGTGCAGCACAAACTGTCCCAGCTTTCTCAAACGGACGATCCCATTCAGTTTTTCCaggtgattgattgattttaatgATTGGTTTCCGAACGCTTCTTCTGAAGGCTTCTGCTCTGCAGGGGTTTCAGGCTCTCACCGACCTTCTGGCCTTCAAAGGTTCTGAAGAAAGGCCGAACTCTTTAGAAGAGTTTGTTTCTGCGTGCAAGGAGAAGCTAAAACACACGTGCACTAGAGAGAAAGATCTTTTATTCCATCAACCTGGCCAAAAAGAGTGTAAGTGTGATGGTTTTTGGTCTTCACGCCGTCGTCCTGTTtctaaagatgtttttctttgctgtagTTTTAAAGATTCCTGGGAAGCAGCACCGAAAAGTCTCAAGAAAAGGGATCTGTGCCTGGTCCAAGTGTGAGTAACCTGGTTATCCAGAACCAAAGCTCCACCAGGTGACGACTGAACGTCTGTTTTTCCCACAGATGCTGACTTGGAGTTGGATTTGAACACAGCTCCTGTTTGTCTCtccatttcaaaaacaaagaagtctGTTTTCTGGGGGGACGGCAACCAGGTAGACGCTGATCACCCAGACAGATTCACCTACTTTTACCAGGTTCTGTGCCACAGGGGCCTCAGAGAAACCTCTTACTGGGAGGTGTCGTGGGATGGCGGCGTCGTGGAGGTGGCGGTGTCGTACATCGGGATACAGAGAAAAGGCTCGGGGAGCCAGTGCTGTTTCGGTCACAACAAACTATCCTGGAAGCTGATCTGCTCTCCTTCTGGCTGCACGTTCTGGCACAATAAACTCCACAGAAGTGGGATTCCTGCAGCGGCCTGCAACCGAGTCGGCGTACATCTGGAGTATATGGAAGGCAGGCTGagtttttacagcattttagaCCCTAAAACGATGGTTCTGCTGCACCAGACCCAGACCATCTTCACCGAGCCGCTCTATCCcggtttttctgttgatttgggGGCAAAACTGAAGATCTGTAACCTGAAGGCTCCTTCAAAATCCTGAAGGACGAGAGGATGAGCTCAGCATCATCTTTGATTAACAAACTTTGTGCTGTTTGACaaacaggaaagaaaataattcagtgatcttaaattagtaataaaagttgcatttttatgaCCTTTTTATTCAGCAAACCTACAGAAACCAGCTTTACTCTGCAGAATCCTAAAGACtggaaagttaaaaacaaacaggaagttattgttttctgtttgagaTGGTCACAAAAGTCCAGTCTGTTCTCTATCAGttaagggggagggggggtgaaaGGGGTTTGTGTGTGGGTCTCGGTGAGAGAGGgcgttatttaatttttttttgcttctaattTTATTgcgcttgttttttttttatataatttgtttaatttagttgtAAAGTACTTTGTAATATGTTTGATAtgaaaagtgctctataaataaagattgatttgatttgaaaaacagTGAAAGAAGAAGACGACACGTGAACATCTGCAGTCGTCTGAGTCGGGTCTGGGTTTGTCCTGGTTCCCCTGGCCTTGGTTTGGGGTTCTGACCATCGCTCTTGTGTAATGCCTCCATCATCGAGCTGTCTGGAGGTGGAATCATGGCATCTGAAAGGGGACTCGAAGTCCAGGTTTAACTTCAAGACATCATCTGGACCAATAGTACCTTTATGGATCTGCTCACAGCAGCTTTGCTCAAACAATCGCCTTTATTCCAATGTTCTTATGGCTTGTTGAGGCGCCGGAAGAAAAGTTTGTTAGTAATAAAGTTTCTATGCTTGAAGTTGAACatgtttctgcttcatttgatcagtaaaaatgaaagtgtaACCCTCATGTATTTACTGTTAtctgcatgtttttaaataaagtttttatccTGTTGTTGCTTTAGTAGTTTTAGGGTTTTGATTGAAGCTGaattatggctaaaaaaaacttccacacAACTAACATCACAAAAACCCAATGCCAcagattgaaaatgaatttaaagcaaacaaggaaatgaaatgtcaaattttaatactgaattgtaaaatacaaaatgccttttcatttgaattatggcAAATTGAAATTCAATTGATTTTGCTTTaattcaaaattatatttttaaatttattagtttaaattgtaattgttcatattgaattctaaattgcaaaatgcattttcaaattgtaATAGAATTTTCAATTAAGAATTTCAcattactttgaattatgggtaATAAAATCTTCCAGATTGTGTCAATGCAGCACCACCAGGAGGAGGAACTTAGTCACACGGCGGGCTCGGTGGCGTCGTAGAAGCGCAGAGTGGCTTTGTAGCGCCGCAGCTTCTCAGTCAAAGGACTGGAGGTCACGGCCTCTCCTCGCACGCTCAGGTCCTCGTACCTGCACACAAGGCGGGACGACTTCAGCTCCCATTTCACTTGATAGTTTGGGATTTTCCCAGGAATCTGTACCTGCATGACACTCTCCAGAACAGCAGGGTATTCACGGCCATCAGAGTGGCCAGGATGAAGAAGAACCCCTCCAGATTCCCATCTTGAAGTGAATTTGGGTAGAAGTCGCCTGGTGGAGAAGATGTTTCTAGTTACACTTATTCGGGTTAAGAAGACAACATGCAACCTGCAGCTTAGTTTCTGCTGCACCTCCTGAGATTAGAGCCATGATTAGGTGAcaaatcgacgactaatcgactattaaaattaatgacgactaatttaatagttgattagtcgttactttatattatatggagtcatgtagtaaagctgaaagttataatggcattctagctttttggactattttgacatttattaaggttttttaggctactttggagctaagctaatatttcagctacatgctagctgttttggctaatttcagaccttttttcagttttttaggctaattttgtagtttagctaatatttcatcccgaagctagctgttttgactgatttgggatttttttcagtcttttcagctaatactaatatttcaactagctcttttggctaacttaggcttttttcagtttttgggcaattttggagtttagctaatatttcagctacatggtagctgttatggctaacttaggctgttttttaaggctattttcaaatttagctaatatttcatctgtaTGCTGTATGtatggctaatttatgattttttgtttttgtttttttaggctaatttgaagtttagctaatagttttagctgcatgctaactatttttggctaatttaggcttttttttaacctgttttggaatttagctactatttcagctacttcctagctgttttggctaatttagatttttttcatttttttaggctagtttgtagtttagctaaattttcagcggcatgctagctgtttttgctaattcaagtttttttttctgttttttaggatagtttggagtttagctcatttttcaactacatgctagctgttttggctaacttaggcttttaatcagttttttaggctaatttggcattcaactaatgttttagctggctatcagctttagtgcttaaatagtttaaagctattgatggttaagatgtgtgccttacatccactttgtgtatgacccgattagtcgactaattggagaAACTAATTGGTgactattaaaatgatcgtTTGTGGCCCTACCTGAGATGGCGTGCACCAACTGGAGGATGAATGCTCCAAGAAAACAGCCCCCTCCGTAGGACAGAGTGAGGAAATGCAGAGAGATTCCTCTGATGTGGTTCGGAGTCAGCTGGAAGGAAATGAGGGAACCTGTCACAGAGGACAAGTAGTTATGAAGGACGTCAGGAGGAAAACGCCATCGTGGATGCTCCTACACGCACATGCGGGGGTGACGAGGGCTTCTGCCACGCCCAACAGGACGTACTGAGGCGCCAGGTGGAAGCACGGCATGGACGACACCTGCAGAACCTTCCCAGACAGCGTCTGCTCCACCAGAGGGTAGAGCCTCCTCCACATCTCAGAAACACCCGCCCCCAGGACAGACAGGACGGCACACGCGTGTCCCAGAGCTGGAAGGGGAGGACGGACAGGGGGGGGTGATGAGAGAGGGTTCTGGTGTCAGGAGGAGAAAGGGAGTGAAAGACACGCCAgaacttttagaaaaagatGCTGACAGTTTGGATTGGAGTAGAACGGTGAGCTCAGTCGTACTTATGAGCTTATGAGGAGCTAGAGGAGATTTCCCCGTCGAAATGAAGCAGGTGGTCACCAACTCAACCAGCGGGGCCAAGAGCAGCAGAGGCAGGATGCTGATCACGTTCATGGCACCGAtgggcagcagcaggacgtcCAGGTGGAGGTTGGAGTTCATGGCCTGAATGTAGAAACCTGAGGGGATCTGAGTGACGCAAGCCCTgtacagcagctgcagcccgTAGAGAGGGAAGAGCTTCGCCAGGACTTTGACGTTCTCCACATGGATCTCGCTGTACCGACCTCCGTTGTTCTCCTTGGCCCGGTCCAGCCAAGACACCACTTCCCCACTCAGGTGGCGACGATGGAGGCAGCACATCTTCAGGGAGTTCAGAAAGACTCCCAGCGTGGTCAGCAAAGATCCTCCTGAGACACAGAAGAGAAGGATGCCAGctctgtatggagctaaattagggccaatattctttgaaacccaaataaaacaaactgaaaaaaatatatatattggtgtttggccaaaaaaaaagtaaaatgtctgaaactttttgttattctaaaataaccataattattttcagctttagatgttgtgttttttaggtttcaaaccTCAAAATTTCAATGTCAAAACTATATTTCAGTTTTGgaactttttcagtttgaattttttttttttagtttataatcttgtttttccactttcagctctttttttctattttgaatctgaaaagtttaatttcaaaacgttttttcagtttcaaaacttttcagttttaaaacttttttcagtttcaattttttttattattaactctttttttgtttcaaatctgaaaatttcaatttcaaaacattttttctctttcaaatccttttttttcactttcaactctattttttcagtttcgaCTCAgaaattttcaatttcaaaactttttttctcagtttcaaaacttttttttcagtttcaaacttttttcagttttaaattatttttttttttgtcactttcaactcttttttttttttggattcgaatctgaaaatttcagtttcaaaacttttggtccCGTTGTGGCgtggctaacacaaaggaccaatcaaaatccatAAGGGTGCTAACTTTAGTCCCGGTGTGGAAATTGTCAGATTCAaaccaaagaaacaaaacaaaaaaagagttgaaagttaaaagaagattagaaactgaaaaaaagttttgaaattgaaatgtggaattttgaaacttaaaaacagaaaatttgaggCTGTAAataattaagtctttttttagaatagcaaaaagtttcggatatttaacattttttgggctaaacaccacacattttttccaggttgttttatttgggtttcaaataatattggcccgaATTTAGCTCCGTAGCTCTGTAGGAGCGTGCTTTGGGGTCAGGGAGAAGGCCTCAGGTCACCTTTTCTGGGTTTGAAGGTGAGCTTGCTGCGCGTCATGTGGATGGCGATGAGAGTCAGGAGCACCGAGGTGAAGGGGATGAGGAAGCCCAGGTTCTGAGCCACCGACTGCTGGATGTAGGCGATGCCCAGAAACACCACCGTGGAATTCAGGTTCACCAACCAGTAGAACCTGAACCCAGAGAGCAGAACATCAAAACCTTCTCAGGTGTTTGCAGTTTCCATGCAGGACGGCTCAAACctgcaaacatttttctcaaCCATCAGTTACTCCTTTTATGATAAAGCTTTTCTTCTCTGAAGTTCTCGTCCAAAATTGATGctcaaagcaacatttttattcagatcaATCCGTCTATAACAGGGGTCTGCCACCTTCAACACttagagccatttgggtcaattttgcacggaccaaaacccagcaggagccaaaAAAGCTGACTTCATCCTTCGGAAAAACAAgacacagatttgtatttatgtcaatactactattataataaataaaaactgacttcttttgtgtgaataaaacataaatataatgagaaaatgtaattgtttttttttgacagaggtGAAGATGattccctttcaaaataaaagacaccttgtgtcATATAGAATGTGTAGTAGgaggtagtgtaatgtcagcagtgatttaaaaaagaagtttattttaccatttggggcagatctctgccaaaaataaatgaatccaactaaaaatatatcaatCGAAGCTAATTGTGTCTCTAATTTATTTCTGATCCCATAAGATGCacttaaatattgttcaaaaatagaaaatccatcCTTTAATCCAGTTCGCCTTAATTCTGGTTTAGTTTTCTTACTTCCAACTGATTCTCTGTGGTACACAAAAGTCTgatgtctaaaatgtttaagCTCGGTTCCGTTAGTTTATAGAAACTAAAAACgtattttctttaaccagagagccacaatggaagggtaaaagagccacagccggctctggagccgcaggctgcagacccctggtccATGAAGAGGGAAAAGTACAGTGGAATTATTAAGTGTTTAGATCTGCATCTGTGAGGAATTTTCAAATCAagttaataaacatttttcctaaaaactgcAAGTCAAGAATCAGAAGATTGACTGGATTGCTCTTAATGTCATATTTAAAgtgatcattttttatctttcatcAGCAAGAATCTTCTCATGAATTTGTCAATGTGGAATTTCTCTGGACGTCCACACCACCCACCAGTTGAAGAAGGACAGCAGCTGGTGTTGGTCGTAGGTCTGCAGGCTGTAGGCCCCCATGGGGCAGAGAACGGCCCGGATGCCGCCGATGCCCAGCGCAGCAGCCAGGAGGCCGGTGTAGAACAGGATCTGCTGGTCGTGCGGCGCCAGCCTGTGAACCATGTGATGAGTGTCGATGTAGAAATCTTCAAAGGGAAACGCCACCACGGGCAGCATGACCGTCCCTAAAGAGGAGAGCGGTGAGAAGAAACGAGAAGAAACACTATGACTGAGCTTTAAGGTTGATAGTTtaacccaggggtctgcaacctgcggctccagatccacatgcggctctttggccaaacataaaataattcatggagactgctgacccagccatgtcgaccatcggagtcagcagctcctctaaccaaaactacctcaagtaaacaaataaacaaagttctcgaactaagactaccaacttcaaactaaaataacaaaacccagcagtataagactacctccagaatgaacagattttatatgcaaagcaaaactttcgtaaaaagtttgatcttttatgagttaaaagcacatattatctcaTGCTGTGCAATAATGGTTACTGAGAATATcatgtttggcacagagcatcctttataaaataagttatttgagctccTGTCAAacgtaaacaaaaaacaaaaaacattttgagagatgctaggttctttttaaattttagcttttgtttgtaccagaaaaatagacataattcatattttttattgaatgcaaatccaaatttcctaagtAGGTAAGACTATGAGGCTCCTTCTAGGtcttgatcagtagaaaacaaacccaaatagTTCTTTCACtattaaaggttgccgacccctggtttagTCAAAACTTTGTGTCCTGTGATGTTTGTAGGAACTTCTCTTACCAAAGAAATGAAGAAGAGCGCATAAGTACAGCACTTTAGTTCTCCCCAGGACAGTTTCTGCGAACCAGCCCACCAGGACAGGGGTCAGGGTGCTGGCTCCGATGAAGCACAGGTTCACCGTAGCTGCTAGGTGGTTATTGTAGCCGAGCTTCACGGTGCAGAAAAGAATCATGTTGCAAACAATCCCGAAGAAAGTGAACCTTTCACACAACTCCACCACCAGCACACAGATGATGACTTGGAGCTTTTTGCCAGGTTTCCTCTGGGATCTTCGTTCTGGAGGAAGACTCTGGGACACCCGTCGACTCCTGCCCTTCAGTAGAAGTTCTCCAGCCGCCATAGCAGGAGGTGAGCCCGGCGGCGGCTGTGGAGCGTCCAGCTGAATGAGACTTCCTGCTGCTGTGATACGCAGGGAACAGAGTCCGGATCTGGAATCCCACAAGCTGGTGTGACACTGAACCACAGGCACGCACTGAGCGGCTGCTGGAGCCGCTTCACTCAGAACTATCTGATCCTCATGGGAATCTAACACTCTGTGCAAAATTGCATTTAAGAAGTGACAGGTGGGGGTGATTTAGAAAACACCCCAACGAGTTTttaattggggccaatattatttgaaacccaaataaaacaactaatattagtgtttggccaaaaaatatttaaaatgtctgaaattttttgctattttaaaatgctttagttattttcagcttcaaatgttctgttgaagctgaaagtttcaaatgtttttttttttttttttttagtttcaaatctGAGAATTTCAgcactgggactgaagttaccaccctcatcaattttgattggtccgtTGTATTATCCCCGCCTCAACGTGCCCCAGCAGGACCAAaggtttttaaacagaaattttcaaattaaaaaaaaggagtcgaaagtgaaaaaaagacttaaagctgaaaaatagttttgaaattgaaattttttgttttgaaacccacaaaaatagaacattttaagctgaaaagaacaaagtttattttagaatagcaaaaagtttctgacattttactttttttgggccaaacaccaGTATTCCtttataatgtgttttatttaggtttcaaataacatcggccccaatttagctccatagatttAGAGAACACCCCAAAAGGTTTTTGGAACCGGCAACAACAGGATccgtatggagctaaattgaggccaATATTAGTTGAGACCTaactaaaatgacttaaaagaaatatctgtgtttggccaaaaaaataaataaataaaatgtccaaatgttttgctattctaaaaaaagataattattttcagcttcaaattttctgttttttaggtttcaaaatttcaatttcaaaactttattcagttttaaatctttttttttttttcactttcaactcttttttttctcggTTTCGAATCTAAAAATGTCAgtaccgggactgaagttactaCCCTCATCaatttgattggtcctttgtgttagtcCCGCCCCAATGCGCCACAGTGGGCCAAAAGATTTGAAACCGAAATTTTCACATtcgaaactgaaaaaaaaaaaaagaaataaaaattaaattttggaaaaaaaatatttgaaactgaaaaatagttttaaaatttaaattttgagttttgaaacctcaaaaaaaaaaaaaaaaaaaaggaaatttgaagctggaaataattacgtttattttagaatagcaaaaagtttacatttttcttctttttattggccaaacaccaagatttttttcaatttgttttatttgtgtttcagatAATATTGTCCCTACGTTAGCTCCATAGGTCAGCAGGTTCAGTGAAAGGTGTTGTTTATccctttaacattggagctcccgtctttatgttctttgatttactgtaattcttTAATTGTTAACtcgtgccgcttttctccttcacaatctgccggaattatgttgatcgtgttaacggttcaaagttacagtatgttaaagattttgagtttaagcATTACTGACGTGTTATTATATTACTGCAGAAAGGATTTTAGTTtacataaaaaccaaaacaatgaAATGACCTTCATTCTCAGAACCTTTAGTCATAGAATTCGTCTTTTAAGTCATTATGTGGTGAACAGGTGTGCAGCTCCAGGT includes these proteins:
- the slc15a5 gene encoding solute carrier family 15 member 5 isoform X3, yielding MQRVTLSHRHATFGVFASTAGSACLLKTLMHSGSGLCSLRITAAGSLIQLDAPQPPPGSPPAMAAGELLLKGRSRRVSQSLPPERRSQRKPGKKLQVIICVLVVELCERFTFFGIVCNMILFCTVKLGYNNHLAATVNLCFIGASTLTPVLVGWFAETVLGRTKVLYLCALLHFFGTVMLPVVAFPFEDFYIDTHHMVHRLAPHDQQILFYTGLLAAALGIGGIRAVLCPMGAYSLQTYDQHQLLSFFNWFYWLVNLNSTVVFLGIAYIQQSVAQNLGFLIPFTSVLLTLIAIHMTRSKLTFKPRKGGSLLTTLGVFLNSLKMCCLHRRHLSGEVVSWLDRAKENNGGFYIQAMNSNLHLDVLLLPIGAMNVISILPLLLLAPLVELVTTCFISTGKSPLAPHKLITLGHACAVLSVLGAGVSEMWRRLYPLVEQTLSGKVLQVSSMPCFHLAPQYVLLGVAEALVTPACSLISFQLTPNHIRGISLHFLTLSYGGGCFLGAFILQLVHAISGDFYPNSLQDGNLEGFFFILATLMAVNTLLFWRVSCRYEDLSVRGEAVTSSPLTEKLRRYKATLRFYDATEPAV
- the LOC112152075 gene encoding E3 ubiquitin-protein ligase TRIM47 is translated as MACSSELLDCSICLQLLEEPVTTACGHSFCRGCIETFWKSKADGWSSCPQCRRTFSSRPVLHKNIVLMGLVEDYKRRSAAADEDDDDYAAPGDIQCDICRGRKKKADMYCLVCLAFYCQTHLQPHFDVAPLKKHSLVQASTKVMENICRRHDRRLEMFCRTDQQLLCPLCVLAHSAHEVVEIKEEMMAKQRLMRRKRQETENRVKESEGEMMELKKAADSIRDAAWEACDDFEQQCAEHIRWYTQYLDGKCMEMRETVGQLEKAGLDWTWSRRGQLERDVNRLKGVQHKLSQLSQTDDPIQFFQGFQALTDLLAFKGSEERPNSLEEFVSACKEKLKHTCTREKDLLFHQPGQKEFLKIPGKQHRKVSRKGICAWSKYADLELDLNTAPVCLSISKTKKSVFWGDGNQVDADHPDRFTYFYQVLCHRGLRETSYWEVSWDGGVVEVAVSYIGIQRKGSGSQCCFGHNKLSWKLICSPSGCTFWHNKLHRSGIPAAACNRVGVHLEYMEGRLSFYSILDPKTMVLLHQTQTIFTEPLYPGFSVDLGAKLKICNLKAPSKS
- the slc15a5 gene encoding solute carrier family 15 member 5 isoform X4, which encodes MAAGELLLKGRSRRVSQSLPPERRSQRKPGKKLQVIICVLVVELCERFTFFGIVCNMILFCTVKLGYNNHLAATVNLCFIGASTLTPVLVGWFAETVLGRTKVLYLCALLHFFGTVMLPVVAFPFEDFYIDTHHMVHRLAPHDQQILFYTGLLAAALGIGGIRAVLCPMGAYSLQTYDQHQLLSFFNWFYWLVNLNSTVVFLGIAYIQQSVAQNLGFLIPFTSVLLTLIAIHMTRSKLTFKPRKGGSLLTTLGVFLNSLKMCCLHRRHLSGEVVSWLDRAKENNGGRYSEIHVENVKVLAKLFPLYGLQLLYRACVTQIPSGFYIQAMNSNLHLDVLLLPIGAMNVISILPLLLLAPLVELVTTCFISTGKSPLAPHKLITLGHACAVLSVLGAGVSEMWRRLYPLVEQTLSGKVLQVSSMPCFHLAPQYVLLGVAEALVTPACSLISFQLTPNHIRGISLHFLTLSYGGGCFLGAFILQLVHAISGDFYPNSLQDGNLEGFFFILATLMAVNTLLFWRVSCRYEDLSVRGEAVTSSPLTEKLRRYKATLRFYDATEPAV
- the slc15a5 gene encoding solute carrier family 15 member 5 isoform X2, which gives rise to MQRVTLSHRHATFGVFASTAGSACLLKTLMHSGSGLCSLRITAAGSLIQLDAPQPPPGSPPAMAAGELLLKGRSRRVSQSLPPERRSQRKPGKKLQVIICVLVVELCERFTFFGIVCNMILFCTVKLGYNNHLAATVNLCFIGASTLTPVLVGWFAETVLGRTKVLYLCALLHFFGTVMLPVVAFPFEDFYIDTHHMVHRLAPHDQQILFYTGLLAAALGIGGIRAVLCPMGAYSLQTYDQHQLLSFFNWFYWLVNLNSTVVFLGIAYIQQSVAQNLGFLIPFTSVLLTLIAIHMTRSKLTFKPRKGGSLLTTLGVFLNSLKMCCLHRRHLSGEVVSWLDRAKENNGGRYSEIHVENVKVLAKLFPLYGLQLLYRACVTQIPSGFYIQAMNSNLHLDVLLLPIGAMNVISILPLLLLAPLVELVTTCFISTGKSPLAPHKLITLGHACAVLSVLGAGVSEMWRRLYPLVEQTLSGKVLQVSSMPCFHLAPQYVLLGVAEALVTPASDSEPHQRNLSAFPHSVLRRGLFSWSIHPPVGARHLRRLLPKFTSRWESGGVLLHPGHSDGREYPAVLESVMQVRGPERARRGRDLQSFD
- the slc15a5 gene encoding solute carrier family 15 member 5 isoform X1, coding for MQRVTLSHRHATFGVFASTAGSACLLKTLMHSGSGLCSLRITAAGSLIQLDAPQPPPGSPPAMAAGELLLKGRSRRVSQSLPPERRSQRKPGKKLQVIICVLVVELCERFTFFGIVCNMILFCTVKLGYNNHLAATVNLCFIGASTLTPVLVGWFAETVLGRTKVLYLCALLHFFGTVMLPVVAFPFEDFYIDTHHMVHRLAPHDQQILFYTGLLAAALGIGGIRAVLCPMGAYSLQTYDQHQLLSFFNWFYWLVNLNSTVVFLGIAYIQQSVAQNLGFLIPFTSVLLTLIAIHMTRSKLTFKPRKGGSLLTTLGVFLNSLKMCCLHRRHLSGEVVSWLDRAKENNGGRYSEIHVENVKVLAKLFPLYGLQLLYRACVTQIPSGFYIQAMNSNLHLDVLLLPIGAMNVISILPLLLLAPLVELVTTCFISTGKSPLAPHKLITLGHACAVLSVLGAGVSEMWRRLYPLVEQTLSGKVLQVSSMPCFHLAPQYVLLGVAEALVTPACSLISFQLTPNHIRGISLHFLTLSYGGGCFLGAFILQLVHAISGDFYPNSLQDGNLEGFFFILATLMAVNTLLFWRVSCRYEDLSVRGEAVTSSPLTEKLRRYKATLRFYDATEPAV